In Variovorax paradoxus, a single genomic region encodes these proteins:
- a CDS encoding metallophosphoesterase yields MLALPRAFSESRRLRRLAALAGLAAAATLLQACNGGSDNQTVVLGPPPAPAPAPAPAPAPDAASADANLQAAWVEIGENNAAIARVITSYTAPAAATTADANAVCPQLTVDGKAMRMTLRIGAGTMALRTTASDPVDSKPSAFPVSTCETTLPASAKQAAVGSRALPLPKAEPQRVLVLADTGCRMKKADKAFQPCNDSTVWPFAPLAAMGASFNPDLVMHIGDYHYRENECPSDNSGCKSSPWGYGWDTWQADFFAPAAPLLAKAPWVLVRGNHEECARAGQGWARFLDPRPYADKRSCNDPANDDSGNYADPYAVALGTGSQVIVFDSAKAGKVALATNDPQFIAYQKQFQAVTALANKPGMTTTMFTNHHPILGFAPTPTDPLPGNLALQSVMKSVNATAYYPAGVHVALHGHVHDFQALNFSTDHPATLVTGNGGDNLDFAITDPLPAGATPAPGVTVDRITHHNTFGFMLMERKAAPGVGWNFKAYTVVGKLLATCVQTGRALACDKTGLLVTP; encoded by the coding sequence ATGCTCGCCTTGCCGCGCGCCTTTTCCGAATCGCGGAGGCTGCGGCGCCTTGCCGCTCTCGCCGGCCTTGCCGCCGCCGCCACCTTGCTGCAAGCCTGCAACGGCGGCAGCGACAACCAGACCGTCGTCCTCGGGCCACCGCCCGCGCCGGCACCCGCCCCGGCGCCGGCACCCGCGCCGGATGCCGCCAGCGCCGACGCCAACCTGCAGGCCGCCTGGGTCGAGATCGGCGAGAACAACGCGGCCATCGCGCGCGTCATCACCAGCTACACCGCACCGGCCGCCGCCACGACGGCCGACGCCAATGCCGTGTGCCCGCAATTGACGGTGGACGGCAAGGCGATGCGCATGACGCTGCGCATCGGCGCCGGCACCATGGCACTGCGAACCACCGCCAGCGACCCGGTCGACTCCAAGCCCTCCGCATTCCCCGTGTCGACCTGCGAGACGACCCTGCCCGCGAGCGCGAAGCAGGCCGCCGTCGGCAGCCGCGCGTTGCCGCTGCCCAAGGCCGAGCCGCAGCGCGTGCTCGTGCTGGCCGACACCGGCTGCCGCATGAAGAAGGCCGACAAGGCCTTCCAGCCCTGCAACGACAGCACCGTGTGGCCGTTCGCGCCGCTGGCCGCGATGGGCGCGAGCTTCAACCCCGACCTCGTGATGCACATCGGCGACTACCACTATCGCGAGAACGAGTGCCCCAGCGACAACTCGGGCTGCAAGAGCAGCCCCTGGGGTTACGGCTGGGACACCTGGCAGGCCGACTTCTTCGCGCCCGCCGCGCCGCTGCTGGCGAAGGCACCGTGGGTGTTGGTGCGCGGCAACCATGAAGAGTGCGCGCGTGCCGGACAGGGCTGGGCGCGCTTCCTCGATCCGCGTCCGTACGCCGACAAGCGCTCGTGCAACGATCCGGCCAACGACGACAGCGGCAACTACGCCGATCCGTACGCGGTTGCGCTGGGCACCGGCTCGCAGGTCATCGTGTTCGACTCGGCCAAGGCCGGCAAGGTGGCGCTGGCGACGAACGATCCGCAGTTCATCGCCTACCAGAAGCAGTTCCAGGCGGTGACCGCGCTGGCGAACAAGCCCGGCATGACCACCACGATGTTCACCAACCATCATCCGATCCTGGGCTTCGCTCCGACCCCCACAGATCCGCTGCCTGGCAATCTTGCGCTGCAGTCGGTGATGAAGAGCGTCAACGCCACGGCCTACTACCCGGCCGGCGTGCACGTGGCGCTGCACGGCCATGTGCATGACTTCCAGGCGCTGAACTTCTCCACCGACCATCCCGCCACCCTCGTGACAGGCAACGGCGGCGACAACCTCGACTTCGCGATCACCGACCCGCTGCCGGCCGGCGCGACGCCCGCGCCGGGCGTGACCGTCGACCGCATCACGCACCACAACACCTTTGGCTTCATGCTGATGGAACGCAAGGCCGCGCCCGGCGTGGGCTGGAACTTCAAGGCCTACACCGTGGTCGGCAAGCTGCTCGCCACCTGCGTGCAGACGGGCAGGGCGCTGGCTTGCGACAAGACCGGTCTCCTCGTCACGCCGTGA
- a CDS encoding cytochrome-c peroxidase: MTDARALRARRRSLFGAGLALAAACAGWVGGTLAAPDARTVQINPGGPPSVVAERIGATPRLTERTDPAEATFRPDPALSALGKRIFFDTRLSQPQGLSCAGCHDPARAFTSTLNAPSLAGPRTPQGSRPGHFSARTAPSLLYVRYVPRRHFYQDDDALVPSPFGGLFTDGRADTLAEQARGPLFDRDEMNNASPRSLLRKLRGTDLAPAMSLAFGPQVLQDPERAVKGIGLALQAYLQSDEMAPFSSRFDDYLRKRTPLNPQEMRGLALFKNPDRGNCMSCHTLSDTSSRPERSLFTDFGYDAIAVPRNLSLPANRDPRRFDNGLCRTAAQLRWPEPDQWCGYFRTPGLRNVAVRQSFMHNGVFTTLRDAVAFYATRSTDPAKWYHGKPTFDDVPAAYRGNINVNSTPMNRRPGLPPALTDAEIDDISAFLGTLTDARYVAAMPKPVTK; encoded by the coding sequence GTGACGGATGCAAGGGCGCTGCGCGCGCGGCGCCGGAGCCTGTTCGGCGCCGGCCTCGCGCTGGCCGCGGCCTGTGCGGGGTGGGTCGGCGGCACCCTGGCCGCGCCGGATGCGCGCACGGTGCAGATCAATCCCGGCGGCCCGCCGAGCGTGGTGGCCGAGCGCATCGGCGCCACGCCGCGGCTCACCGAGCGCACCGACCCCGCGGAGGCCACCTTCCGGCCAGACCCGGCGTTGTCCGCTCTGGGCAAGCGCATCTTCTTCGACACGCGGCTGTCGCAGCCGCAGGGGCTGTCGTGCGCGGGCTGCCACGACCCCGCGCGCGCCTTCACCTCGACGCTGAACGCGCCGTCGCTGGCCGGGCCGCGCACGCCGCAGGGCAGCCGCCCCGGGCACTTCAGCGCGCGCACCGCGCCTTCGCTGCTGTACGTGCGCTACGTGCCGCGGCGCCACTTCTACCAGGACGACGACGCGCTCGTGCCGTCGCCCTTCGGCGGCCTCTTCACCGACGGCCGCGCCGACACGCTGGCCGAACAGGCGCGCGGGCCGCTGTTCGACCGCGACGAGATGAACAACGCCTCGCCGCGCAGCCTGCTGCGCAAATTGCGCGGCACCGACCTCGCGCCCGCCATGTCGCTGGCCTTCGGCCCACAGGTGCTGCAAGACCCGGAACGTGCGGTCAAGGGCATCGGCCTGGCGCTGCAGGCGTATCTGCAGAGCGACGAGATGGCGCCTTTCAGTTCGCGCTTCGACGACTACCTGCGCAAGCGCACGCCGCTGAATCCGCAGGAGATGCGCGGCCTCGCGCTGTTCAAGAACCCGGACAGGGGCAACTGCATGTCGTGCCACACGCTGTCCGACACCTCGAGCCGGCCCGAGCGATCGCTCTTCACCGACTTCGGCTACGACGCCATCGCCGTGCCGCGCAACCTGTCGCTGCCCGCCAACCGCGATCCGCGCCGCTTCGACAACGGCCTGTGCCGCACGGCCGCGCAACTGCGCTGGCCCGAGCCCGACCAGTGGTGCGGCTACTTCCGCACGCCGGGGCTGCGCAACGTGGCGGTGCGCCAGAGCTTCATGCACAACGGCGTGTTCACCACGCTGCGCGACGCGGTCGCGTTCTACGCCACGCGCTCGACCGACCCGGCCAAGTGGTACCACGGCAAGCCGACCTTCGACGACGTGCCTGCGGCCTACAGGGGCAACATCAACGTCAATTCCACGCCCATGAATCGCCGCCCCGGGCTGCCGCCGGCGCTGACCGATGCGGAGATCGACGACATCAGCGCCTTCCTCGGCACCCTGACCGATGCACGCTATGTGGCGGCCATGCCGAAGCCGGTGACGAAGTAG
- a CDS encoding ABC transporter substrate-binding protein, with protein MTVPVPRESIAPLSTSRRRALTGLAATAAAGLGFPALAQNKPVRVGTTFDNSSVEKANGQGLYQGSSAFFAALNKAGGINGTKVELVMADDTFKPDVAKANALAFEKDSSVLALVHPLGTRQTAEVMDAVPGMAVVGPITGTISLRKKASPNTFWVRANYDQEVDKLVSTAAVLGQSRIGLVHSDDPLGQSVLAAFKASLAKAKLEPAVIATTPNTTSMEVGPAAAAIAKAKPQVVVVGLAGTAPVFLKALREAGNSSSAYGLSITASALAAMGDLARGLGFVIVVPSPYSTKYEIVRRYQADMVASGIKEFSLTSLEGYMNAAVLAEGMRRAGGSLTRASVMSGLASIESFDLGGVKINYGRTNREGGQFVDVAVIGSRGQMLS; from the coding sequence ATGACCGTTCCCGTGCCGCGCGAGTCGATTGCGCCGCTTTCCACCAGCCGTCGCCGTGCGCTGACCGGACTGGCCGCAACCGCCGCCGCGGGCCTGGGATTTCCGGCGCTGGCGCAGAACAAGCCGGTTCGCGTCGGGACCACCTTCGACAACAGCAGCGTGGAGAAGGCCAACGGGCAGGGGCTTTACCAGGGTTCGAGCGCTTTCTTCGCGGCGCTGAACAAGGCCGGCGGCATCAACGGCACCAAGGTCGAGCTCGTGATGGCCGACGACACCTTCAAGCCCGATGTGGCCAAGGCCAACGCGCTGGCCTTCGAGAAGGACAGCTCGGTGCTCGCGCTGGTGCACCCGCTGGGCACGCGCCAGACGGCCGAAGTGATGGACGCGGTGCCGGGCATGGCCGTGGTCGGCCCCATCACCGGCACCATCTCGCTGCGCAAGAAGGCGTCGCCCAACACCTTCTGGGTGCGCGCCAACTACGACCAGGAAGTCGACAAGCTGGTGAGCACGGCCGCCGTGCTGGGCCAGAGCCGCATCGGCCTCGTGCACTCGGACGATCCGCTGGGCCAATCGGTGCTGGCCGCGTTCAAGGCCTCGCTGGCCAAGGCCAAGCTGGAGCCGGCGGTGATCGCCACCACGCCCAACACCACCAGCATGGAAGTCGGCCCCGCCGCCGCGGCCATCGCCAAGGCCAAGCCGCAGGTGGTGGTGGTCGGGTTGGCGGGCACGGCGCCGGTGTTCCTGAAGGCGCTGCGCGAGGCGGGCAACAGCAGTTCGGCCTACGGCCTGTCGATCACGGCCAGCGCGCTCGCGGCCATGGGCGACCTGGCGCGCGGCCTGGGCTTCGTGATCGTGGTGCCTTCGCCGTATTCGACCAAGTACGAGATCGTGCGCCGCTACCAGGCCGACATGGTGGCCAGCGGCATCAAGGAGTTCTCGCTCACCAGCCTGGAGGGCTACATGAACGCCGCCGTGCTGGCAGAGGGCATGCGCCGCGCGGGCGGTTCGCTGACGCGCGCGTCGGTGATGTCGGGGCTGGCCAGCATCGAGAGCTTCGACCTGGGCGGGGTGAAGATCAACTACGGCCGCACCAACCGCGAAGGCGGCCAGTTCGTGGACGTGGCCGTGATCGGCAGCCGCGGCCAGATGCTCAGCTAG
- a CDS encoding ABC transporter ATP-binding protein produces MPEALAFDRVTAGYGNAVVLDRLDFSLQQGESLAILGRNGVGKTTLLETLMGNTRVMQGAIRWQGADITRWPSHQRVRAGLGWVPQEREVFPSLTVEENLTVISRLGGWNLKRVYDFFPRLRERRGNYGNQLSGGEQQMLAIGRALMTNPRLLLLDEPMEGLAPIIVEELAAAIRRLCESEGLASIVVEQHPVLALEMTHKAIVLERGTVVHAGPSAELAADQELLEGLLGVGV; encoded by the coding sequence ATGCCTGAAGCACTCGCCTTCGACCGCGTCACCGCCGGCTACGGCAACGCGGTCGTGCTCGACCGACTCGACTTTTCGCTGCAGCAGGGCGAAAGCCTCGCCATCCTCGGGCGCAACGGCGTGGGCAAGACCACGCTGCTCGAAACGCTGATGGGCAACACCCGCGTGATGCAGGGCGCGATCCGCTGGCAAGGCGCCGACATCACGCGCTGGCCCTCGCACCAGCGCGTGCGCGCCGGGCTGGGCTGGGTGCCGCAGGAGCGCGAGGTGTTTCCCTCCCTCACCGTGGAAGAAAACCTCACGGTGATCTCGCGGCTCGGCGGCTGGAATCTCAAGCGCGTCTACGACTTCTTTCCGCGCCTGCGCGAGCGGCGCGGCAACTACGGCAACCAGCTCTCGGGCGGCGAACAGCAGATGCTCGCCATCGGCCGCGCACTGATGACCAACCCCAGGCTGCTGCTGCTCGACGAGCCGATGGAAGGCTTGGCGCCGATCATCGTGGAAGAGCTGGCGGCCGCGATCCGCAGGCTGTGCGAATCGGAAGGGCTGGCCTCGATCGTGGTCGAGCAGCACCCGGTGCTGGCGCTGGAGATGACGCACAAGGCCATCGTGCTGGAGCGCGGCACCGTGGTGCACGCGGGCCCGAGCGCGGAGCTGGCGGCCGACCAAGAGTTACTGGAAGGCTTGCTGGGCGTCGGGGTTTGA
- a CDS encoding ABC transporter ATP-binding protein, which yields MSPANKTHTLRTQGLGIRFGEFQAVSDVNLSLEPGARQALIGPNGAGKTTLINLLTGVFKPTSGSIHMGDHDLTRLSADKRARMGLSRTFQINTLFPSLTPLLSVVLAISEREGLGATWWRPLKGCTKVFDEAHSLLGIFRLDSLADVPVAELAYGKQRLLEIALALAAKPRILLLDEPAAGVPQDESGELFEVIAALPQDISVLFIEHDMKLVFRFSRRISVLVGGRILTEGTPSEIGADPRVREVYLGSSHHHA from the coding sequence ATGAGCCCGGCAAACAAGACGCACACCCTGCGCACCCAGGGCCTGGGCATCCGCTTCGGCGAGTTCCAGGCGGTGAGCGACGTGAACCTCTCGCTCGAGCCCGGCGCGCGCCAGGCGCTGATCGGCCCCAACGGCGCGGGCAAGACCACGCTCATCAACCTGCTCACCGGCGTGTTCAAGCCCACGAGCGGATCGATCCACATGGGCGACCACGACCTCACTCGCCTGTCCGCCGACAAGCGGGCGCGCATGGGCCTGTCGCGCACCTTCCAGATCAACACGCTGTTCCCCAGCCTCACGCCGCTGCTGTCGGTGGTGCTGGCGATCAGCGAGCGCGAAGGCCTGGGCGCCACCTGGTGGCGGCCGCTGAAGGGCTGCACCAAGGTGTTCGACGAAGCGCATTCGCTGCTGGGCATATTCAGGCTCGACAGCCTGGCCGACGTGCCGGTGGCCGAGCTGGCCTACGGCAAGCAGCGGCTGCTGGAGATCGCCCTGGCGCTGGCCGCCAAGCCCCGCATCCTGCTGCTCGACGAACCCGCGGCCGGCGTGCCGCAGGACGAGAGCGGCGAGCTGTTCGAGGTCATCGCGGCGCTGCCGCAGGACATCAGCGTGCTGTTCATCGAGCACGACATGAAGCTCGTCTTCCGCTTCTCGCGCCGCATCTCGGTGCTGGTCGGCGGACGCATCCTCACCGAGGGCACGCCTTCGGAAATCGGCGCCGACCCGCGCGTTCGCGAGGTCTACCTGGGAAGTTCGCACCACCATGCCTGA
- a CDS encoding branched-chain amino acid ABC transporter permease — protein sequence MKALTVSPAQLRAAEAVFWIALASSFFLLPDKLTLMSQIMIFGLFAVSLDMALGYAGILTVGHAAFFGAGAYAAGLLAKYGWSEPFTGLLFALVVSGLLGYALSYLVVRGADLTRLMITIGVCVLLFEVANRLSGITGGTDGLQGVVIAPVLGFFDFDLYGKTAFCYAFGVVLAMFLLVRLVLRSPFGLALRGIHDSRKRMLAIGSPVEARLRMAYAFSAAVAGVAGALLAQTTQFVGIESIGFNRSAEVLIILVLGGTGRLYGGMIGAIVYMLVHDWFADMNPQYWMFWLGIFLIAAVMLGRGGIMGALSRFVRTGKAR from the coding sequence ATGAAAGCCCTGACCGTCTCTCCCGCGCAGCTGCGCGCCGCGGAAGCCGTCTTCTGGATCGCGCTCGCGTCGAGCTTCTTCCTGCTGCCCGACAAGCTCACGCTGATGAGCCAGATCATGATCTTCGGCCTGTTCGCCGTGTCGCTCGACATGGCGCTGGGCTACGCGGGCATCCTGACCGTGGGCCACGCCGCCTTCTTCGGCGCGGGCGCCTACGCGGCCGGCCTGCTGGCCAAGTACGGCTGGAGCGAGCCCTTCACCGGCCTGCTGTTCGCGCTGGTCGTGAGCGGCCTGCTCGGCTATGCGCTGAGCTACCTCGTGGTGCGCGGCGCCGACCTCACGCGGCTGATGATCACCATCGGCGTGTGCGTGCTGCTGTTCGAGGTGGCCAACCGGCTCTCCGGCATCACCGGCGGCACCGACGGGCTGCAGGGCGTGGTCATCGCGCCGGTGCTCGGCTTCTTCGATTTCGACCTCTACGGCAAGACCGCCTTCTGCTACGCCTTCGGCGTGGTGCTCGCGATGTTCCTGCTGGTGCGGCTGGTGCTGCGCTCGCCCTTCGGACTGGCGCTGCGCGGCATCCACGACAGCCGCAAGCGCATGCTGGCCATCGGCTCGCCGGTGGAAGCACGGCTGCGCATGGCCTACGCCTTCTCCGCCGCGGTGGCGGGCGTGGCGGGTGCGCTGCTGGCGCAGACCACGCAGTTCGTCGGCATCGAATCCATCGGCTTCAACCGCTCGGCCGAAGTGCTCATCATCCTGGTGCTGGGCGGCACCGGGCGGCTGTACGGCGGCATGATCGGCGCCATCGTCTACATGCTGGTGCACGACTGGTTCGCGGACATGAACCCGCAGTACTGGATGTTCTGGCTCGGCATCTTCCTGATCGCGGCGGTCATGCTCGGACGCGGCGGCATCATGGGCGCGCTGTCGCGCTTCGTTCGCACGGGGAAGGCGCGATGA
- a CDS encoding branched-chain amino acid ABC transporter permease, with protein sequence MGIVIFDGVAYGMLLFLIGVGLSITMGLMNFVNLAHGSFAMVGGYVAAVLMNHFGLGFGLSLAAAFVAAALVGAVLEFVFYRRLYRAHPLDQVLLSIGVVFVSIAAFTYFFGPTMQPFTLPAALDGQVSLLGMEVGRYRLFLIACGAAVLVALLLGLGKTRYGAMVRAAVDNQRVAGGTGIHVQRLFFLTFSLGCGLAGLGGALSLGMLGLEPSFPLKYLVYFLMVVCVGGAGTVTGPFIAALLVGIVDVAGKYYLPEAGAFLIYVFMIVMLLVRPNGIVAKKGLA encoded by the coding sequence ATGGGCATCGTGATCTTCGATGGAGTGGCCTACGGCATGCTCCTGTTCCTCATCGGCGTGGGCCTGTCCATCACGATGGGGCTCATGAACTTCGTCAACCTCGCGCACGGCAGCTTCGCGATGGTGGGCGGCTACGTGGCCGCCGTGCTGATGAACCACTTCGGGCTCGGCTTCGGCCTCTCGCTGGCGGCCGCCTTCGTGGCGGCGGCGCTGGTGGGCGCGGTGCTGGAGTTCGTGTTCTACCGCCGGCTGTACCGCGCGCATCCGCTCGACCAGGTGCTGCTGTCGATCGGCGTGGTGTTCGTGTCGATCGCGGCATTCACCTATTTCTTCGGCCCGACGATGCAGCCCTTCACGTTGCCCGCGGCGCTCGACGGGCAGGTGTCGCTACTGGGCATGGAGGTGGGACGCTACCGGCTGTTCCTGATCGCCTGCGGCGCGGCGGTGCTCGTCGCCCTGCTGCTGGGCCTGGGCAAGACCCGCTACGGCGCCATGGTGCGCGCGGCGGTGGACAACCAGCGCGTGGCCGGCGGCACCGGCATCCACGTGCAGCGCCTCTTTTTTCTGACCTTCTCGCTGGGCTGCGGCCTCGCCGGCCTGGGCGGCGCGCTGAGCCTGGGCATGCTGGGGCTGGAGCCATCGTTCCCGCTCAAGTACCTCGTCTACTTTCTGATGGTGGTGTGCGTGGGCGGTGCGGGCACCGTCACCGGGCCATTCATCGCGGCGCTGCTGGTCGGCATCGTCGACGTGGCGGGCAAGTACTACCTGCCCGAAGCCGGCGCCTTTCTCATCTATGTCTTCATGATCGTCATGCTGCTGGTGCGCCCGAACGGCATCGTCGCCAAGAAGGGGCTCGCATGA
- a CDS encoding ABC transporter substrate-binding protein — MTMTKRTILSTLLLASFGVLGTTAAQAADEPLRIGLIATYSGPYADYGRQFDAGIALYLKEHGGKVGGRTVEIIKKDTAGPAPDAAKRIAQELIVRDKVSVLTGLDFSPNAYAVGAIATQAKIPTIVMNAASSAITTSSPYVARLSFTVQQVTDPMARYMLKEGIKDAYTVVADYASGVDAETAFKKTFTAGGGKVSGEVRTPMNNPDFSAYVQRIKDAKPQAVFFFFPSGVMPPAFLKVWKERGMEQAGIKLFATGEATDDSYLDATGDVALGLVTSHHYSFAHPSPKNQKFVKDFAADNGAKLRPSYFAVTAYDAMAAIDLALAKTKGDTGGDKFMDALKGLSFESPRGPIEIDPVTRDIVQTVYIRKTERVNGQLVNVEFDKFDRVKDPAKESK; from the coding sequence ATGACGATGACCAAGAGAACCATCCTCTCGACCCTGCTGCTGGCGAGCTTCGGCGTGCTGGGCACGACCGCCGCGCAGGCGGCCGACGAGCCCCTGCGCATCGGCCTGATCGCGACCTACTCCGGCCCCTACGCCGACTACGGCCGCCAGTTCGACGCCGGCATCGCGCTCTACCTGAAGGAGCACGGTGGCAAGGTGGGTGGCCGCACGGTCGAGATCATCAAGAAGGACACCGCCGGCCCCGCGCCCGACGCCGCCAAGCGCATCGCGCAGGAGCTCATCGTGCGCGACAAGGTGAGCGTGCTCACCGGCCTGGACTTCAGCCCCAACGCCTACGCCGTGGGTGCCATCGCCACGCAGGCCAAGATCCCGACCATCGTGATGAACGCGGCGTCGTCGGCCATCACCACCAGCTCGCCCTACGTGGCGCGCCTGTCGTTCACCGTGCAGCAGGTCACCGACCCGATGGCGCGCTACATGCTCAAGGAAGGCATCAAGGACGCCTACACCGTGGTCGCCGACTACGCCTCGGGCGTGGACGCGGAAACCGCCTTCAAGAAGACCTTCACCGCCGGCGGCGGCAAGGTGTCGGGCGAAGTGCGCACGCCGATGAACAACCCCGACTTCTCGGCCTACGTGCAGCGCATCAAGGACGCCAAGCCCCAGGCCGTGTTCTTCTTCTTCCCCTCGGGCGTGATGCCGCCGGCCTTCCTGAAGGTCTGGAAGGAACGCGGCATGGAGCAGGCCGGCATCAAGCTCTTCGCCACCGGCGAAGCCACCGACGACAGCTACCTCGACGCCACCGGCGACGTGGCGCTGGGCCTGGTCACCAGCCACCACTACTCGTTCGCGCACCCCTCGCCCAAGAACCAGAAGTTCGTGAAGGACTTCGCCGCCGACAACGGCGCCAAGCTGCGCCCGAGCTACTTCGCCGTCACCGCCTACGACGCGATGGCCGCCATCGACCTGGCGCTGGCCAAGACCAAGGGCGACACCGGCGGCGACAAGTTCATGGATGCCCTGAAGGGCCTGAGCTTCGAAAGCCCGCGCGGCCCGATCGAGATCGACCCGGTCACGCGCGACATCGTGCAGACCGTCTACATCCGCAAGACCGAGCGCGTGAACGGCCAGCTGGTGAACGTGGAGTTCGACAAGTTCGACCGCGTCAAGGACCCGGCCAAGGAAAGCAAGTAA
- a CDS encoding 2Fe-2S iron-sulfur cluster-binding protein: MPTIHYILKDGTTRDVDAKVGASVMETAIRGNVRGIDAECGGCCSCATCHVYVDDAFIDLLPPPDDMESALLDAVASERRPGSRLSCQLSITAAFDGLTVRVPDTQV; encoded by the coding sequence ATGCCCACGATCCACTACATCCTCAAGGACGGCACCACGCGCGACGTCGACGCCAAGGTCGGCGCCAGCGTGATGGAAACCGCCATTCGCGGCAACGTGCGCGGCATCGACGCCGAGTGCGGCGGCTGCTGCTCCTGCGCCACCTGCCACGTCTACGTGGACGACGCCTTCATCGACCTGCTGCCGCCGCCCGACGACATGGAAAGCGCGCTGCTCGACGCCGTCGCTTCCGAGCGCCGGCCCGGCTCCCGCCTGAGCTGCCAGCTCAGCATCACCGCGGCCTTCGATGGCCTCACGGTGCGGGTGCCCGATACCCAGGTCTGA
- a CDS encoding glutamine synthetase family protein gives MSSSNTFVDRFGLWSDDQHAQARELVRRIDGGEVDLVRFAWPDQHGILRGKTLVASEARSALWEGVNLTSTLLAKDTSHKTVFPVFTQGGGFAIEGLQGGADFTIVADPATFKVLPWSPRTGWVMCDAYMADGKPCPFATRQILQRAVRQLDELGLDFIAGLEVEFHVFKLDDARMGLADSGQPGEPPRVSLLSHGHQYLTELRYDRVDNLMELLRSQLLALGLPLRSLEIEFGPSQFELTFGPTAGVVPADTMVLLRSAIKQICQRNGLHATFMCRPKIPNVMSSGWHLHQSLRRKSDGVNAFMPETEGQTLSEIGMHYLGGLKAHACGAAALASPTINGYRRYRPFSLAPDRAIWARDNRGAMLRVLGGVGQSASRIENRVGEPTANPYLYLASQLFSGLDGIRHKTDPGPSADAPYETPAEQLPRSLGDALACLRRDEMLNAQMGKTFVDYLCHIKEAEIARFNLEVSEWEHREYFDMF, from the coding sequence ATGAGCAGCAGCAACACATTCGTCGACCGCTTCGGTCTGTGGTCCGACGACCAGCACGCGCAGGCCAGGGAACTGGTGCGCCGAATCGACGGCGGCGAGGTCGATCTCGTCCGCTTCGCCTGGCCCGACCAGCACGGCATCCTGCGCGGCAAGACGCTGGTCGCCAGCGAGGCGCGCTCTGCCCTCTGGGAAGGCGTGAACCTCACCTCCACCCTGCTGGCCAAGGACACCTCGCACAAGACCGTGTTCCCGGTGTTCACCCAGGGTGGCGGCTTCGCCATCGAAGGCCTGCAGGGCGGCGCGGACTTCACCATCGTCGCCGACCCCGCCACCTTCAAGGTGCTGCCGTGGTCGCCGCGCACCGGCTGGGTGATGTGCGACGCCTACATGGCCGACGGCAAGCCCTGCCCCTTCGCCACGCGGCAGATCCTGCAGCGCGCGGTGCGCCAGCTCGACGAGCTGGGGCTGGACTTCATCGCCGGCCTCGAAGTGGAATTCCACGTCTTCAAGCTCGACGACGCCCGCATGGGCCTGGCCGACTCCGGCCAGCCCGGCGAGCCGCCGCGCGTGTCGCTGCTCTCGCACGGCCACCAGTACCTGACCGAGCTGCGCTACGACCGCGTCGACAACCTGATGGAGCTGCTGCGCTCGCAACTGCTGGCGCTCGGCCTGCCGCTGCGCTCGCTGGAAATCGAGTTCGGCCCGAGCCAGTTCGAGCTGACCTTCGGCCCCACGGCCGGCGTCGTGCCCGCCGACACCATGGTGCTGCTGCGCAGCGCCATCAAGCAGATCTGCCAGCGCAACGGCCTGCATGCCACCTTCATGTGCCGCCCGAAGATCCCGAACGTGATGTCCAGCGGCTGGCACCTGCACCAGTCGCTGCGCCGCAAGAGCGACGGCGTGAACGCGTTCATGCCCGAGACCGAGGGCCAGACGCTCAGCGAGATCGGCATGCACTACCTCGGCGGCCTCAAGGCGCACGCCTGCGGCGCGGCCGCGCTCGCCAGCCCCACCATCAACGGCTACAGGCGCTACCGCCCCTTCTCGCTGGCGCCCGACCGGGCGATCTGGGCGCGCGACAACCGCGGCGCGATGCTGCGCGTGCTCGGCGGCGTGGGGCAGAGCGCCTCGCGCATCGAGAACCGCGTGGGCGAGCCGACGGCCAACCCGTACCTGTACCTCGCGTCGCAGCTGTTCTCGGGCCTGGACGGCATCCGCCACAAGACCGACCCCGGCCCCTCGGCCGACGCTCCCTACGAAACCCCGGCGGAACAGCTGCCGCGCTCGCTGGGCGACGCCCTGGCCTGCCTGCGCCGCGACGAAATGCTCAACGCGCAGATGGGCAAGACCTTCGTCGACTACCTCTGCCACATCAAGGAAGCGGAAATCGCCCGCTTCAACCTCGAAGTCTCTGAGTGGGAACACCGCGAGTACTTCGACATGTTCTGA